In one window of Hevea brasiliensis isolate MT/VB/25A 57/8 chromosome 10, ASM3005281v1, whole genome shotgun sequence DNA:
- the LOC110657202 gene encoding 60S ribosomal protein L8, which produces MGRVIRAQRKGAGSVFKSHTHHRKGPARFRSLDFGERNGYLKGVVTDVIHDPGRGAPLARITFRHPFRYKHQKELFIAAEGMYTGQFVYCGKKANLIVGNVLPLRSIPEGAVVCNVEHHVGDRGVFARCSGDYAIVISHNPDNGTTRIKLPSGAKKIVPSGCRAMIGQVAGGGRTEKPLLKAGNAYHKYRVKRNCWPKVRGVAMNPVEHPHGGGNHQHIGHASTVRRDAPPGQKVGLIAARRTGRLRGQAAATAAKADKSA; this is translated from the exons ATGGGTCGTGTGATCCGTGCTCAGCGTAAGGGTGCAGGCTCCGTCTTCAAGTCCCACACCCACCACAGGAAAGGCCCTGCGAGATTCCGCTCTCTCGACTTCGGCGAACGCAATGGGTACCTGAAGGGTGTGGTCACAGACGTTATCCACGATCCAGGTCGAGGCGCTCCGCTTGCCCGGATCACGTTTCGTCACCCATTCCGCTACAAGCACCAGAAGGAGCTTTTTATTGCTGCTGAAGGGATGTATACTGGTCAGTTTGTGTACTGTGGAAAGAAGGCAAATTTGATAGTGGGAAATGTTTTACCTTTGAGATCAATACCTGAGGGAGCTGTTGTGTGTAACGTGGAGCATCATGTAGGAGATCGGGGAGTGTTCGCTAGATGTTCTGGGGATTATGCTATTGTCATTAGTCATAACCCTGATAATGGAACTACCAG GATCAAGCTTCCTTCTGGAGCCAAGAAGATTGTGCCAAGCGGATGCCGAGCTATGATTGGTCAAGTTGCTGGTGGAGGCAGGACTGAGAAGCCTTTGTTGAAGGCAGGAAATGCATATCACAAGTACAGAGTCAAGAGGAACTGTTGGCCCAAGGTTCGCGGTGTTGCTATGAATCCTGTGGAGCATCCCCATGGTGGTGGTAATCACCAGCATATTGGGCATGCTAGTACTGTTCGCCGTGATGCACCTCCTGGACAGAAGGTTGGTCTTATTGCTGCTAGGAGAACTGGTCGTCTGCGGGGACAAGCTGCGGCCACAGCAGCAAAAGCTGACAAGAGTGCATAA